The Candidatus Edwardsbacteria bacterium genomic interval GGCGCTCTTTCCGACAGTGAGCCGGCTGCCGATATAGAGCATGCCTTGATATTCTTTTCTCCCTATCCTAGCCCCGGCGGCATAGACCCCGTCCCGCGGCAGCAGCTTCTGCGAGTTGGATAATTTTATGTTGGCCGTAGGAAAGCCCAGTTTACGGCCCAGCCCCAGTCCCTTTACCACCGTGCCGCGGATAGAGTAGGCCCGGCCCAGCATCTTGTTAGCCTTCTCCACCTTGCCGGATGAGATCAGGCTCCGGATGTTAGAACTGCTGATCTTGCTTCCGTTGGTCTTAAGCGATGAAAGCACCAAGACCTTAAAGCCCATTTTTTTTCCCAGTTCTTCCAGTGTGTTGATGTTGCCTTTCCGTCCGGCCCCGAACCCGCAGTCATGCCCGCAGATGACCTCCGATACCGCCAGTTTTTTTATCATTACCGAGCGGATGAATTCCTCCGGCAGCATTGAGGCTATCTGGTTAGAAAATTTGATGACCGCCATCACCCCCACTCCCAGAAATTCCAATATCTCCTGTTTCTCCGGCAGGGTGGTCAAAAGGCAGGGGGTTTTATCTCTTGATAATATCTGTTGGGGATGAGGATCGAAAGTTATCACCACGCTATCGTGGCCTATCTTCTTTGCCCTGGCCACCAACTTTTTGATGATGGCCCGGTGCCCCAGGTGAAGACCGTCGAACGATCCCAGGGCGGCAATGGCGCCGGGATGTTTAACGCCGAAATTGTTGAGCCGTTTGATCACCAGCACGGTGGCCTACAGCACGATCTCGGGGTGCAATTGATCGTCGCCTTTGAATTGCCCCAGCGCAACCAATTGCCCGTCATATTTGATCCGGTAATAGATGTCTTTTTCCCCTTTTTCTTTGACCATGATGTTATTCCCGTGTTTGGTTCTTTGATAGCCGTTGGAATCAATGATAACCTCGGGCATGAAGGCCAGAGCCCGGTCCATGCTTACGCCGTCCTGCGCCGTGATGCCCTCCAACTCCAGAGCCTGCTCCAGCCGAAATTCGCCCACCGCGGTACGGGTCAGGGCCGCCAGGGTCCCGCAGCTGCCCAGGCGTTGGCCGATATCCCGGGCCAGCGAACGGATATAGGTGCCCTTGGAACAACGGACCTTGATGGTGATCTCATCGGCCGTAAGATCGATAAGGTCGATAGAATCCACCCTCACCTGCCGTTCCGGGATATCCACCGCCTTCCCCTGCCGGGCTTTTTTATAGGCCGGCTGGCCGTCGATCTTGATGGCCGAAAAACTGGGCGGGATCTGTCTGATGTCACCGGTAAATTCGTTCAGCGCCGAGAGAAGCTGCGGCCGAGCAATCTCCGGAACAGTGCATTGCCGAATTATCTGCCCCTCCAGATCGCAGCTGTCGGTCTCGATCCCCAGCTTGATAGTTGCCAGATATTCCTTGGGCCGGCCCATCAAAAACTGAGAGAGCCTGGTGGCCCGGCCGGTAAGCACCAACAGCACTCCGGTGGCCATGGGGTCCAGGGTCCCGGCATGCCCTGCTTTCTTGATGTTCAAAAGCCGCCGGACCCTGGTTACTACGGCAAAAGAACTCGGGCCCGGCGGTTTATTTATATTCAGGATGGCATCCATTATTATCGGAGGTCAGCGGGCAAAGAGATCACGGGCGGCCTTGATCACCCCGTCCCGGTCCAGCCGGTAGATCTCCAGAAGCTTGTTCCTGGGTCCGGCCTCGATGAATTCATCGGGCAGGCTCAGGATTTTAATCTGACAGGACAGGCCCCTGGCCTCGGCCAGCTCCATCACCGCCGAGCCGAAACCGCCGTCCCGCACGTTCTCTTCCAGGGTGATGATCTTTTTATGGCGTTTTAGAAGTTCGGTTATCGTTTCCTCATCCAGCGGTTTGACGAACCGGGCGTTCACCACCTCCAGGTTCAGGCCGTTTTTAGCCAGCTCCTCGGCCGCCTGACGGGCTATGGTGGACATGACGCCGATCCCCAGCAGGGCCCCGTCCTTCCCCGGACGGATGATCTGGGCTTTGCCCAAAGCGATCAATTCAGGATTTTTCAGACTCACCCCAAAGCCGGGCCCCCTGGGATAACGAATGGCCACCGGGCCCTTGATCTGCAGGGCGGTCCTGAGCATGGAGGCCAGCTCCCATTCGTCCATGGGAGCCATCACCGTCAGGTTGGGAATACAGCGCAGAAACGACAAATCGAACGGCCCGTGATGGGTGGGCCCGTCCTCGCCCACCAGCCCGGCCCGGTCTATGGCAATAATCACCGGAAGCTTCTGCAGGGCTATGTCGTGGATGATCTGGTCGTATCCCCTCTGTAGGAATGTTGAATAGACGGCCACCACCGGTTTGATGCCCTGGGCCGCCAGCCCTGCCCCGAAGGTCAGGGCGTGCTGTTCGGCGATGCCGACATCGAAGAAGCGGTCGGGGAAAACGCTCCGGAAATAGTCCAACCCGGTTCCCTCCGGCATGGCCGCGGTAATGGCCACTATTTTTTGATCTGTCTTGGCCAGTTCCACCAGCGATTTGCCGAACACCTCGGTATAGGAGCAGATGTTCTTGCAGGACAGAGAATCGCCGGTCTCCGGATCGAAAGCGCCCACCCCATGGTACTTCTCAGCATCCTCCTCGGCCGGTTCGTAGCCCTTGCCCTTGACCGTCAGTATATGCAAAAAGGTCGGGCCCGGCTGGTCCTTGATCCTCCGCAGGATATCTATCAGGGCCGCTACATCGTGGCCGTCTATCGGGCCCTCGTAATGGTATCCTAGTTCCTCGAAGGTCAGCCCCGGCACGATCAGGTTCTTGAAACCCTGGCGCAGACGCCGAAAAGCAACCCTCGACGGCCCTCCCAGGTTATACGGCAGCCGTCCCAGAAGATCCCACAGGTTCTTCTCAAAACTGGTATAGGCCGGTGCGGTGGTGATCTTTGTCAGGTACTGTCCCAGGGCCCCCACCCGCTTGGAGATGGCCATCCGGTTGTCGTTGAGAATGACCAGCATGTTCTTCTTCAACTGGCCGGCATGATTAAGGCCCTCAAAGGCCAGGCCCCCGGTCAGCGAGCCGTCCCCGATGACGGCCACCGTCCGGAAATTCTCCCCGGCCAGATCCCGGGCGCAGGCCATCCCCAGCGCCGCCGAAATGGAGGTCGAGGCGTGGCCGGTATCGAAATTATCGTAGGGGCTCTCGGCCCTTTTTGGGAAGCCGCTTAAGCCCTTATAGGTTCTGATGGTGTCGAACTGATCGCGGCGTCCGGTCAGGATCTTGTGGGCGTAGGCCTGGTGGCCCACATCCCAAACCAGCTTGTCCCGTGGGGTATCCAGCACGTAATGCAGGGCGATGGTCAGCTCCACCGTGCCCAGGCTGGGGGCCAAATGTCCGCCGTTGCGGGAGATGACGGCAATGATCTTCTCCCTTATCTCCCGGGCCAGAATGCTCAGCTGATCTATCTCCAGTTTTTTAAGATCGGCCGGTGAATTTATTTTTTCTAAGTACATGCGATACGACTTAACAAAAATGCATTTTACTGTTTCGAGCTGTTTGTGAAAGCCTGAAAGATATTGATGATAGCTGACAATTTCTCTTGTAAAACTTTATTTCCTTTTTTGTCGGCAAAACGACCTTTCCGCTTTCTCTTATAACTAAGAGAAAGCTCCAAAGAGAAGTTTTAGGGAACGGCAAACTAACGCAAATAAAAGCACTACAATTTTCAATCCGCACTTATTATTATTTTACCAAGGCTATTGCACCTGCAACGCTGACCGTAGCCGTCCCCTAAGACCCGGCTTAACCTGTAATGTTTACAGGTTAAGTTGAGTGGGCCCAAAGCGGCCAAATGGGGTCCGGGGGCACAGTGCGGGTAAGGACACCCGACATATTCTTTAAAACGTATGCACCAACAGCAGGCTATTTTCAGTTTGCTATCTTGTTATCAATATTATGTGTATAAAACAATAAGCCCTGTGCCCTCGGCGGGTCTTTGACCTCTCCCTGCCTGACGGCTTCCCTCCCCGATGCGGGGAGGGAGTGAGGGTGAGGTCTGCCCGGACAGAAAGGGCAAGAAAATTATTTTAAGGAATACAGCATTGCTTATTTAAAAAACATAATGAAACAGCAGGCCCCAGATAAGGCCCAGAAAACCGCCGGCGATGACCTCCACCGGGGTGTGGCCCAACAACTCCCGAAGCTTCTCGCCCCCGGCCCTCTTTCTAAGGGCCTGGCTTTCCAACAGGCGGTTGAGCAGGATGGCCTGCTTTCTCACTGCCCGGCGGACCCCGGCGGCGTCGTACATCACCACGAAGCTGATATAGGCGGTCAGGGCGAATAGTAGGCTGTCGAACCCGGTGGCCAGGCCGATCATGGTAGCCAGGGTAACCGAGGAGGCGGCATGTGAACTGGGCATTCCCCCTGGTTCTAAAGTGCGCCGCCAGTTGATATGCCCCTCCCAGATGATGGAAGCGAAGGCCTTCAATACCTGGGTGGAGAGCCCGCTGGCCACCACCGCCCATAATATCCTGTTTTTAAAAAGATCCAAAAACAACATATAAATAAGTAATTGGTATTATGTTTTATCCGAAAGAAGGCCGTAATGCCCTTATTGTTACTTTCTTATGACTAAGAAAGTAACCAAAGAAGTCTTTGCCGCCCAGCTCCGCGGATAGTAAGGCCTACGTCCCGGCATTCATTGAACCAGAACATGCAGGATGTTCATGACGCAATGACTACTTTATCGGGGCTGAAGTCAAGCCGCTTCACTTAAAGGTGGGGTCACGACCTAACCCCCACCCCTTCCCTGCAAGGGAAGGGGTAATTGTTTCCACCTCATGGCGGAAGGGGGATATAGGAGGCGGTCAGTACGGAGAAAACGGAGAAAAATTTGACTAAAATATAGTTTGATTTTAGAAATTACATCAACTATAATTAGCATAGTTAATAAGGTCATTATATAATTAGATAATGACCTTTGTCGTTTCATGATTATTAGTGGAGAAAGATAATGAAAAATATCAAAGGCGCAGTGCTTTTTATCGTAATGGCGTCGGCAATTACATCATTCTCAGCCACCCCTACCATCGAATGGTCCCGGCAGTA includes:
- the dxs gene encoding 1-deoxy-D-xylulose-5-phosphate synthase: MYLEKINSPADLKKLEIDQLSILAREIREKIIAVISRNGGHLAPSLGTVELTIALHYVLDTPRDKLVWDVGHQAYAHKILTGRRDQFDTIRTYKGLSGFPKRAESPYDNFDTGHASTSISAALGMACARDLAGENFRTVAVIGDGSLTGGLAFEGLNHAGQLKKNMLVILNDNRMAISKRVGALGQYLTKITTAPAYTSFEKNLWDLLGRLPYNLGGPSRVAFRRLRQGFKNLIVPGLTFEELGYHYEGPIDGHDVAALIDILRRIKDQPGPTFLHILTVKGKGYEPAEEDAEKYHGVGAFDPETGDSLSCKNICSYTEVFGKSLVELAKTDQKIVAITAAMPEGTGLDYFRSVFPDRFFDVGIAEQHALTFGAGLAAQGIKPVVAVYSTFLQRGYDQIIHDIALQKLPVIIAIDRAGLVGEDGPTHHGPFDLSFLRCIPNLTVMAPMDEWELASMLRTALQIKGPVAIRYPRGPGFGVSLKNPELIALGKAQIIRPGKDGALLGIGVMSTIARQAAEELAKNGLNLEVVNARFVKPLDEETITELLKRHKKIITLEENVRDGGFGSAVMELAEARGLSCQIKILSLPDEFIEAGPRNKLLEIYRLDRDGVIKAARDLFAR
- the truB gene encoding tRNA pseudouridine(55) synthase TruB, which encodes MDAILNINKPPGPSSFAVVTRVRRLLNIKKAGHAGTLDPMATGVLLVLTGRATRLSQFLMGRPKEYLATIKLGIETDSCDLEGQIIRQCTVPEIARPQLLSALNEFTGDIRQIPPSFSAIKIDGQPAYKKARQGKAVDIPERQVRVDSIDLIDLTADEITIKVRCSKGTYIRSLARDIGQRLGSCGTLAALTRTAVGEFRLEQALELEGITAQDGVSMDRALAFMPEVIIDSNGYQRTKHGNNIMVKEKGEKDIYYRIKYDGQLVALGQFKGDDQLHPEIVL
- a CDS encoding bifunctional riboflavin kinase/FAD synthetase, with the protein product MLVIKRLNNFGVKHPGAIAALGSFDGLHLGHRAIIKKLVARAKKIGHDSVVITFDPHPQQILSRDKTPCLLTTLPEKQEILEFLGVGVMAVIKFSNQIASMLPEEFIRSVMIKKLAVSEVICGHDCGFGAGRKGNINTLEELGKKMGFKVLVLSSLKTNGSKISSSNIRSLISSGKVEKANKMLGRAYSIRGTVVKGLGLGRKLGFPTANIKLSNSQKLLPRDGVYAAGARIGRKEYQGMLYIGSRLTVGKSARTIEFNAFGGKHDLSGKKAEIFFHKYIRPGKKYDTVEALIRAIKGDQEKIEKYFGEAYRIDF
- a CDS encoding divergent PAP2 family protein; this encodes MLFLDLFKNRILWAVVASGLSTQVLKAFASIIWEGHINWRRTLEPGGMPSSHAASSVTLATMIGLATGFDSLLFALTAYISFVVMYDAAGVRRAVRKQAILLNRLLESQALRKRAGGEKLRELLGHTPVEVIAGGFLGLIWGLLFHYVF